ATAGCGCCGCACGGCGCGGGGCGTCGGCGCATCGGGCGTGCCGAGATTAATCAGCAACACCGCGACACGATGTGCCGCGGCATTCTGCGAGGGCCGCTCGAGATCGAAGCGCATAGGCAAAGGGAAGAGCCGTGCAAGCGCGCGGCACGTAATGAATCGGGAAGCCCATTATAGCGGCGCGGTCTGCCGCCGATACCTGGCCGTTCGGCCAATTGGCACGGCGAAAAACGCCGCGCATGATGATCACCATGCCGAGTTCAACGCTAGCCCTGGCTGAGCGTCATTGAAAGCAGGCGCGCGGTGATGTCGACGATGGGAATGACGCGGTTGTACGCCATGCGCGTCGGGCCGATCACGCCGAGCGTGCCGACGATCTTGCCGTTGACTTCGTACGGTGCCGTCACCACGCTCATTTCCTCGATCGGGACGAGGTTCGATTCGCCGCCAATGAAAATCTGCACGCCTTGCGCGTGGCTCGACACATCGAGCAACTGAAGGAGACTCGTCTTTTGATCGAATACATCGAACAGCTTGCGCAGCCGCGCCATGTCCGACGAAAGGTCGGCCACTTCGAGCAGATTGCGCTCGCCGGAAATCAGCACGGTTTCGCCCGTATCCGTGACGTCCGTACTCGCGGTGACGGCTGCGTGCATCAGCGTGGTCATGTCGCCGCGCAGTTCGTCGATTTCTTCGCGCAGACGCAGACGCACCTCGTCGAACGACAGGCCCGCGAAGTGCGCGTTGATGTAATTGGATGCCTCGGTGAGCTGCGACGGCGAGAAATCGCGCTGCGTCGCCATGATGCGGTTCTGCACGTCGCCTTCCGGCGTCACGATGATCAGCAGGATGCGTTTGTCGGACAGGCGCAGAAATTCGATCTGCTTGAACACATGGCTGCGGCGGGGCGTCAGGATCACGCCCGCGAACTGCGACAGGTTGGACAGCACGCTCGCGGCGGCCGCGACCACCTTCTGGGGCTCGCCCGGCTGCAGCGTGGTCTTCACCGCGCGCATCACGGCGTCTTCGTCGGCGGCCGACTCGACGGTGAGCATGGTGTCGACGAAAAGCCGGTAGCCTCGCGGCGTGGGAATGCGTCCCGCCGACGTATGCGGACTGATGACGAGCCCCAGCTCCTCCAGATCGGACATCACGTTGCGGATCGTCGCCGGGCTCAGTTCGAGCCCGGAGTACCGCGAGAGCGTGCGCGAGCCGACCGGCTGACCTTCGGCGATATACCGCTCGATCAGCGTTTTCAGAAGGGTTTGTGCGCGAGGATCTAGCATGGCGAAAAATTTTAGCGTAACCACCGCATCGCGGCGAGCGCGCGGCGGCACGCGGCGCCGCGGCTTGACAGCCGTGCGCGCCCTGCGCGGCACCCGCCCGCGCACAAGCCGCATCGCATGGATCCAGACAGTCGTCACATCTGCCATGAGGACTTCACCATTCTAACGATAATCGGGTGAAGGCTGGCCGGCATCGCGCGGCCGTCGCGTGTCAGCCCCGGCGGGCGTGCCGCCGCCTTCTACGGTTCTTTTCAGCTCGCACCTATGGTGTAATGCCGGCATGCAAGCTAACAGCCAGTTCAAGACCGTTGCGCTCGTCGGGCGCAGCAATACGCCGGGCATCGGGGAACCGCTGACCGCGCTCGCCGCGTGCATCGGCAAGCTCGGCTTCGACGTCGTGTTCGAGGCGGAAACCGCGCAGGAAATCGGCGCGTCGCAATGGCCCGCGCTGCGACCGGCGGAGATCGGCGCGCGCGCGGACGTTGCCATCGTGCTCGGCGGCGACGGCACGATGCTGGGCATCGGCCGGCAACTGGCGCCGTACAGAACGCCGCTGATCGGTATCAATCACGGCCGGCTGGGCTTCATCACCGACATCCCGATCACCGACATGCGCGAGATCATTCCTCAGATGCTGTCGGGCACCTTCGAGCGCGAGGAACGCGTGCTGCTCGAATCGCGGATCATGCGCGACGGCCAACCCATTTACCATGCGCTCGCCTTCAACGACGTCGTCGTGAACCGTTCGGGCTTTTCGGGCATGGCGGAACTGCGCGTCTCCGTGGACGGCCGCTTCATGTACAACCAGCGCTCGGACGGGCTGATCGTCGCGACGCCGACAGGCTCGACGGCTTATGCGCTGTCGTCGCAAGGACCGATTCTGCATCCGCAGCTGCAGGGCCTCGTGCTCGTGCCGATTGCGCCGCATGCGCTGTCGAACCGCCCTATCGTGATACCGGACGACTCCAAGGTCAGTATCCAGATCATCTCGGGCCGCGACGTCAACGTGAACTTCGACATGCAGTCGTTCACCGCGCTGGAGCTGAACGACACGATCGACGTGCGCCGCTCACGCCATACGGTGCCTTTCCTGCATCCCGTCGGCTACAGCTACTACGCGACGTTGCGCAAGAAGCTGCACTGGAACGAATATCCGTCGCACGAAGACGATCCAAGCGACTGAATGCTCGCCAGCGCCGCCTGCTGCAAGTCCGAGCGTAACGACAACACCACACCAACTCACGCCAGCCACGCCACACAGACGAGCCATGCTCCGCCACCTCTCGATACGCGACTTCGTCATCGTCGCCGCGCTCGACCTTGAATTCGACAGCGGCTTCACAGTCTTTTCCGGCGAAACGGGTGCCGGCAAATCCATTCTCATCGACGCGCTTGCGCTGGCCCTCGGCGCACGCGCCGACGCGAGCGTCGTACGCAACGGCGAGGCGCGCGCGGACATCACGGCCGAATTCGACACGCATCCGCTCGTCGACACATGGCTCGACGAACAGGCGCTCGCCGCCGGGGAGACGGAGCACGGCAATACGGTCATGCTGCGCCGCGTGGTGGATGGCAACGGCCGCTCGCGCGCGTTCATCAACGGCACGGCAGCGACGCTCACGCAACTGCGCGAAGTCGGCGAAATGCTCGTCGATATTCACGGCCAGCATGCGCATCAACTGCTTATGCGGCCCGACGCGCAGCGCGAACTGTTCGACACGCATGCCGGGTTGCTCGACACGAAGGCCGCCGTGACCCGCGCGTGGCGCACCTGGCGCGACGCGGCGCAGGCCGTCGAGACCGCCCAGAGCAAGGACCGCGAACTGCAACTCGAACGCGAGCGTCTTGCGTGGCAGCTTGCGGAACTCGACAAGCTCTCGCCGCAGCCCGGCGAGTGGGAAGAGGTCAACGTCGAGCACCGGCGGCTGTCGCATTCGGCAAATCTGATCGACGGCGTGCAGGGCGCGCTGTCGGCGCTGTCCGAATCGGACGAAGCGATGCTCGGTCATCTGTCGTCCGTCATCTCGAAGGTGCGCGATCTCGCCGAGATCGATCCGGCGCTGAACGACGCGCTCGCCGCGCTCGAACCCGCCGAAATCCAGTTGCAGGAAGCCGCGTATTCGCTGAGCCACTACGCGCAGCGGCTGGAACTCGATCCCGACAGGCTCGCCCAGGTCGAAAAGCGTCTCGACGCGCTGCATTCGGCGGCGCGCAAATTCCGGCTGCAACCGGAAACCTTGCCGCAAGAACATGAAGAGCGCCGCGCGCAACTCGCGAAACTCGACGCCGCCGCCGATCTCGACGCGCTGCGCGCCGCCGAGACAAAGGCGAAAGACGCGTATCTCGCCGATGCCAAGGTGCTGTCAAAGGCGCGCGCGAAAGCCGCGAAGGCGCTGGGCGCCGCGGTGACGACGGGCATGCAGGAACTGTCGATGGCGGGCGGCAGCTTCGAAGTCGCGCTCGTGCCGCTGCCCGACGGCGGCGCGCATGGCATGGAACAGATCGAATTCCGCGTCGCGGGCCATGCGGGCGTGCCGTTGCGGCCGCTGGCGAAGGTGGCCTCGGGCGGCGAACTCGCGCGTATCAGTCTCGCGCTCTCGGTGATCGCCAGCGCGGCCAGCCCGACGCCGACGCTGATCTTCGACGAAGTGGACACGGGGATCGGCGGCGGTGTCGCGGAAGTGGTCGGGCGTCTCTTGCATCAGCTCGGCGAACAACGCCAGGTGCTATGCGTGACGCACCTGCCGCAAGTCGCGGCGCGCGGCGACCACCACTTCCAGGTCGCGAAGAGCAGCAAGGGCAAGAACGGCACGGTCAGCACGGTGACGTCGCTGGACAAGACGAGCCGTATCGAAGAAGTCGCGCGCATGCTCGGCGGCCTGGCAATCACGGCCACCACGCGCAAGCACGCGAAGGAAATGCTCACCACGGCTTAAAACGCCTGTCGTGGCGCGGAACGGCGCGGGCTTCAACGCCCCGCGCCGCCGCGTAACGTCATCCAAATACGCGCCGCCACAGCCGCAGCACCGCCTCGCGTTCGTTCTCGACGGCGTGCGGCTCGACGCGAGCCTTTTCCATGCCGTCGAGCCGCAGCTTGTGCTGCAGCTTCCGATACGTCCGGTAAGCCGCGCCCACGGTATCGGCCTCTTCGCCGCTCATCAGCCCGAAGCGCGACACCTCGCGCAACAGCGCGATATTGCCGGTATTGCGGATCAGCTCGGGATCGCGCGCCGCGTGCAGCAGCACCCAGTACTGCACGGTGAATTCGATGTCGACCATGCCGCCGCGATCGTGCTTCAGATCGAACAGTTCGGTCCGGTTCGGATGGCCTTCCTCGACGCGCCGGCGCATATCGACGATCTCGGCAGCAAGCGACGCGGCCTCACGCGGCGTCGTCAGCACCTGTTCGCGGATCGCCTCGAACTGCGCGCCGACGGCGGGATCGCCCGCGCAGTAACGGGCGCGCGTCAGCGCCTGGTGCTCCCAGACCCACGCCGTGTTGGCGGCATCGCCCTCGCGCAACTGATAGCGGCGGAACGCGTCGAGGTCGGTCACGAGCAAGCCCGATTCGCCGTTCGGACGCAGCCGCAAGTCGACGTCGAACAGCGTGCCCGCGCCCGTCGCCGTGGTAAGCCACGTGATCAGCCGGCGCGTAAAGGTTGCGTAGATGTCGGATGCGTTGTCGTCCGGATCGTCGTAAAGGAAGATCAGGTCGAGGTCCGACGCGTAGCCAAGCTCCTTCCCGCCCAGCTTGCCGTACGCGATGATCGCAAAGCGCGGCACCGCGCGATGGCGTTTGGCCAACTGGTTCCAGACGGCCTCGATGGTCACGTCGAGCACGGCATCCGCGAGTTCCGACAAACGGTCGCTGACATGCTCGACGCTCAGCTTGCCAGCCAGATCGATCAGCAGAATGCGGAACACCTCGGCCTGATGCGCGTGACGCAGCAGATCCATCTGCTGCTCGACGCCGTCGGCGGCCGCGAGCCGCGCGCGCAGCGTGCGCTTGAACTCCGGCCAGTCGAACGGGCTCGCCATCGCTTCGTCGTCGAGCAGTTCGTCGAGCAGTTGCGGATGGCGGATCAGGTAGCCCGCCGCCCAGCGCGACGCGCCCAGCACCGACAGCACGCGGTGCAGCGCCTGCGGATATTCAGTCAGCAGCGCAAGATAAGCGCCGCGCCGCCCGACCGCTTCGAGCAGATCGAACAGGCGCACGAGAATATCGCCGCGCCGCTCGGCCGGCTCCAGCGTATGCGCGGCCTCGAGGGCACGCTGCGCGACGATATCGAAGCGTTGACGGCTGCGTTCCGCAAGACCCGCATAGCGCGACGACTGCCACACGGCCTTCAGGCGCGCGAGCAACTCGGTGGGATGCTCGATGCCGAGTTCGACGAGCCGCGCGGCGAGCGCCTCATCGGCGCTGTCGTCGGCAAGCGCGCTGCTCCAGACCCACACGGCCGCGCCGTCTTCGCGCGCGCCGCAGCCACCTTGCCCGCTCACCTTGTCGGCGAATATCTGGTCGAACTGCTGCTCGACCAGTTCACGGTGCGCTTCGAGCTTCGTCATCAGCGACGCGTAATCGTCGAAACCCATCACCTGCGCGAGATGCGCGCGTTCGGTGGGATCGACGGGCATCGCATGAGTCTGCGCGTCGTTTCTATATTGCAGACGGTGTTCGAGGTTGCGCAGAAACAGATAGGCGCTCGTCAGATCCGCGCACACACCCGGCGAAATGAGACCGCGCGCCGCCGCGTGGCGCAGCACGACGAGCGTCGGCCGCACGCGAAAGCCCGCGTCCTGGCCGCCGCGTATCAACTGGAACACCTGCGCGCTGAATTCGATCTCGCGGATGCCGCCGCGCCCGAGCTTGATGTCATCGGCCTTGTCAGGACGCATCGACGCGCGCCGCTGCGCCTCCTGGCGAATCTGCAGATGCAGCGAACGGATCGCGCTGATCACACCGAAGTCCAGATAGCGCCGGTAGATGAACGGCTTCACGATCGCGTCGAGTTGCTTCGACAGCCGGCGTGCCGAATCGCTGGCGTGCTCGGACACGACCCGGCCCTTGATCCACGCATAGCGCTCCCACTCCCGGCCCTGCACGTAGAAATACTCTTCGAGCATGCCGAGGCTGCACACGAGCGGCCCCGAGTCGCCGTTCGGCCGCAGCCGCATGTCAACGCGAAACACATAGCCGTCCGCCGTCACCTCGGCGAGCGCCGCGATCAGCCGCTTGCCGAGGCGCGTGAAGAAGTCCTGAGTGGCGATGGCCGAACGCTGGCCGCCCGTCGTCTCACCGTCGTCCTCATAGACGAAGATCAGATCGATATCCGACGACACGTTCAGCTCGCGCCCGCCCAGCTTGCCCATTCCGACCACGCCCAGCGACAGCCGCTCCCCCTGCGTGCCGCGCGGCTCGCCATAGAGCGCTTCGAGATCGGCGCTGACTATGGCCATCGCGCGCTGGACCGTTGCTTCGGCGAGATCGGTCATCGTGCCCGTCACTTCCGCCACGTCGGCCGCGCCGGACAGGTCACGTTCCATCACTGCGCAGAACACTTCCGCGCGAAGCTGGCGCAGTGCTTTTTTCAGTGCGTCTTCGGAGAGTGGCGCATCGGGCGTCGCGCGCAGAGCGTTCGTCAGCGCGTCGAGACGCTCGTCGATCCGCTCGCGGCTGATGGGCGCCTCCGCCAGCGCCGCGACGCGGGACGCGAGACCGTCGTGCGCCGCATAGGCACGCGACGCGTAGTGCGAATAGCTGGAACTCAACAGGGATGGTTCGGTCTTCAAAGATCTGGCTCGCTGGTTGCTTGGGTTCCTGTCTCGGGCCGTCGCAGCGGAGCTCGCTCGAGCTGCCGACACCCCGTGTGGCCTTGTCCACACAGGCCGTACCTTAAGTCCGTGGCCGCAGGCCCGTGTGATACATTTCGTGGTTAGACCGCAAAACTAACATACGCCTACCCCGTCGCAGCATGTCCGAGCGAAACTCATCCGCCGACCCGCACGAAGCTGGACGCGTCAAGCCCGTAGGCGGACACGATCACGCAGTGCTGCGGCACACGCTGCGGGTCCTGCTCGGCATCGCGCTGTTCCTGTATTTCGTCGTCGTGCTGGCCGTTCTCGGCCTGCGCTATATCGTGCTGCCGCACGCCGATTCGTT
The DNA window shown above is from Paraburkholderia sp. PGU19 and carries:
- the hrcA gene encoding heat-inducible transcriptional repressor HrcA — its product is MLDPRAQTLLKTLIERYIAEGQPVGSRTLSRYSGLELSPATIRNVMSDLEELGLVISPHTSAGRIPTPRGYRLFVDTMLTVESAADEDAVMRAVKTTLQPGEPQKVVAAAASVLSNLSQFAGVILTPRRSHVFKQIEFLRLSDKRILLIIVTPEGDVQNRIMATQRDFSPSQLTEASNYINAHFAGLSFDEVRLRLREEIDELRGDMTTLMHAAVTASTDVTDTGETVLISGERNLLEVADLSSDMARLRKLFDVFDQKTSLLQLLDVSSHAQGVQIFIGGESNLVPIEEMSVVTAPYEVNGKIVGTLGVIGPTRMAYNRVIPIVDITARLLSMTLSQG
- a CDS encoding NAD kinase encodes the protein MQANSQFKTVALVGRSNTPGIGEPLTALAACIGKLGFDVVFEAETAQEIGASQWPALRPAEIGARADVAIVLGGDGTMLGIGRQLAPYRTPLIGINHGRLGFITDIPITDMREIIPQMLSGTFEREERVLLESRIMRDGQPIYHALAFNDVVVNRSGFSGMAELRVSVDGRFMYNQRSDGLIVATPTGSTAYALSSQGPILHPQLQGLVLVPIAPHALSNRPIVIPDDSKVSIQIISGRDVNVNFDMQSFTALELNDTIDVRRSRHTVPFLHPVGYSYYATLRKKLHWNEYPSHEDDPSD
- the recN gene encoding DNA repair protein RecN; translated protein: MLRHLSIRDFVIVAALDLEFDSGFTVFSGETGAGKSILIDALALALGARADASVVRNGEARADITAEFDTHPLVDTWLDEQALAAGETEHGNTVMLRRVVDGNGRSRAFINGTAATLTQLREVGEMLVDIHGQHAHQLLMRPDAQRELFDTHAGLLDTKAAVTRAWRTWRDAAQAVETAQSKDRELQLERERLAWQLAELDKLSPQPGEWEEVNVEHRRLSHSANLIDGVQGALSALSESDEAMLGHLSSVISKVRDLAEIDPALNDALAALEPAEIQLQEAAYSLSHYAQRLELDPDRLAQVEKRLDALHSAARKFRLQPETLPQEHEERRAQLAKLDAAADLDALRAAETKAKDAYLADAKVLSKARAKAAKALGAAVTTGMQELSMAGGSFEVALVPLPDGGAHGMEQIEFRVAGHAGVPLRPLAKVASGGELARISLALSVIASAASPTPTLIFDEVDTGIGGGVAEVVGRLLHQLGEQRQVLCVTHLPQVAARGDHHFQVAKSSKGKNGTVSTVTSLDKTSRIEEVARMLGGLAITATTRKHAKEMLTTA
- the glnE gene encoding bifunctional [glutamate--ammonia ligase]-adenylyl-L-tyrosine phosphorylase/[glutamate--ammonia-ligase] adenylyltransferase, with the translated sequence MKTEPSLLSSSYSHYASRAYAAHDGLASRVAALAEAPISRERIDERLDALTNALRATPDAPLSEDALKKALRQLRAEVFCAVMERDLSGAADVAEVTGTMTDLAEATVQRAMAIVSADLEALYGEPRGTQGERLSLGVVGMGKLGGRELNVSSDIDLIFVYEDDGETTGGQRSAIATQDFFTRLGKRLIAALAEVTADGYVFRVDMRLRPNGDSGPLVCSLGMLEEYFYVQGREWERYAWIKGRVVSEHASDSARRLSKQLDAIVKPFIYRRYLDFGVISAIRSLHLQIRQEAQRRASMRPDKADDIKLGRGGIREIEFSAQVFQLIRGGQDAGFRVRPTLVVLRHAAARGLISPGVCADLTSAYLFLRNLEHRLQYRNDAQTHAMPVDPTERAHLAQVMGFDDYASLMTKLEAHRELVEQQFDQIFADKVSGQGGCGAREDGAAVWVWSSALADDSADEALAARLVELGIEHPTELLARLKAVWQSSRYAGLAERSRQRFDIVAQRALEAAHTLEPAERRGDILVRLFDLLEAVGRRGAYLALLTEYPQALHRVLSVLGASRWAAGYLIRHPQLLDELLDDEAMASPFDWPEFKRTLRARLAAADGVEQQMDLLRHAHQAEVFRILLIDLAGKLSVEHVSDRLSELADAVLDVTIEAVWNQLAKRHRAVPRFAIIAYGKLGGKELGYASDLDLIFLYDDPDDNASDIYATFTRRLITWLTTATGAGTLFDVDLRLRPNGESGLLVTDLDAFRRYQLREGDAANTAWVWEHQALTRARYCAGDPAVGAQFEAIREQVLTTPREAASLAAEIVDMRRRVEEGHPNRTELFDLKHDRGGMVDIEFTVQYWVLLHAARDPELIRNTGNIALLREVSRFGLMSGEEADTVGAAYRTYRKLQHKLRLDGMEKARVEPHAVENEREAVLRLWRRVFG